The following coding sequences lie in one Mus musculus strain C57BL/6J chromosome 11, GRCm38.p6 C57BL/6J genomic window:
- the Tspoap1 gene encoding peripheral-type benzodiazepine receptor-associated protein 1 isoform X11 has translation MREVAQRRQQLEVEHEQARLSLQEKQEEVRRLQQAQAEAKREHEGAVQLLEARVRELEGQCRSQTERFSLLAQELQAFRLHPGPLDLLTSALGCSALGDHPPPHCCCSIPQPCQGSGPKDLDLPPGSPGRCTPKSSEPALTTLTGIPRRTAKKAESLSNSSRSESIHNSPKSCPTPEVDTASEVEELEVDSVSLLPAAPESHSGGARIQVFLARYSYNPFEGPNENPEAELPLTAGEYIYIYGNMDEDGFFEGELMDGRRGLVPSNFVERVSDDDLLSTLPRELADSSHSSGPELSFLSGGGGGCSSGGQSSGGRSQPRPEEEAAGDELSLSPPPEGLGEPLAVPYPRHITVLKQLAHSVVLAWELPPERVDLRGFHIFVNGELRQALGPGVPPKAVLENMDLRTGPLHVSVQALTSKGSSDPLRCCLAVGAGAGVVPSQLRIHRLTATSAEIAWVPGNSNLAHAIYLNGEECPPARPSTYWATFCNLRPGTLYQARVEAQIPSQGPWEPGWERPEQRAATLQFTTLPAGLPDAPLDVQAEPGPSPGILMISWLPVTIDAAGTSNGVRVTGYAIYADGQKIMEVASPTAGSVLVEVSQLQLLQACHEVTVRTMSPHGESSDSIPAPVAPALASACQPARMSCLSPRPSPEVRTPLASVSPGLGDTSFPLRHPVPHGTQDFSASLSIEMSKGPQEEPPVPCSQEEAGAAVRSISEEKRAIEPTLGQEGPEPVAPSLAKQEVECTSGDAGPVPCSTQGELTQKKPSIEACHGGDLDSGLKLRSEKEDMSELGVHLVNSLVDHSRNSDLSDIQEEEEEEEEEEEELGSRPCSSQKQVAGNSIRENGAKPQPDPFCETDSDEEILEQILELPLQRLCSKKLFSIPEEEEEEEEEEGLEKPGPSRTSQDPSQPELALLGPGCDSSQPQGPGLCPLSPELSGVREHLEDVLGVVGGNGRRRGGGSPEKLPNRKRPQDPREHCSRLLGNGGPQASARPVPPRERGSLPVIEGTRVGQEPGGRGRPGLSRRCPRGPAPESSLVSCLSPKCLEISIEYDSEDEQEAGSGGVSINSSCYPTDGEAWGTAAVGRPRGPPKVNPGPNAYLRLPAWEKGEPERRGRSAIGRTKEPPSRATETGESRGQDNSGRRGPQRRGARVPRSGTTELAPPRSPQEAPPHQDLPVRVFVALFDYDPVSMSPNPDAGEEELPFKEGQLLKVFGDKDADGFYRGESGGRTGYIPCNMVAEVAVDSPAGRQQLLQRGFLPPNVLTEASGNGPSVYSSAHTPGPPPKPRRSKKVELEGPTQLCPGEKPSLGKCLGRGPPKLIHSAAQKTSRPMVAAFDYNPRENSPNMDVEAELPFRAGDVITVFGNMDDDGFYYGELNGQRGLVPSNFLEGPGPESGSLESGTSQAESQDPRITIQGPPVPPGWHCALSSGSSSRTKLGESQSIAEKKQGLLAKAKELLKRLGSRKD, from the exons ATGCGGGAGGTGGCCCAGCGCCGGCAGCAGCTGGAGGTGGAGCATGAGCAGGCTAGGCTCAGCctgcaggagaagcaggaggaggtccGGAGGCTGCAGCAG GCCCAGGCAGAAGCCAAGAGGGAACATGAGGGAGCCGTTCAGCTGCTGGAG GCCCGGGTTCGAGAGCTTGAGGGCCAGTGCCGAAGCCAGACTGAGCGTTTCAGCCTTCTGGCTCAGGAGCTCCAGGCCTTCCGTCTGCACCCAGGCCCTCTGGATCTGCTTACTTCAGCCTTGGGCTGTAGTGCCCTTGGGGACCACCCGCccccccactgctgctgctctatCCCTCAGCCCTGCCAGGGGTCCGGCCCCAAAG ATCTTGACCTCCCACCGGGCTCCCCAGGACGCTGCACCCCCAAATCTTCTGAACCTGCTCTCACCACCCTTACTGGAATCCCTCGAAGGACAGCTAAGAAGGCCGAGTCTCTTTCTAATTCTTCTCGCTCAGAGTCCATCCACAACAGCCCCAAGTCATGTCCCACACCAGAG GTGGACACAGCCAGtgaggtggaggaactggaggtAGACAGTGTTTCCCTGCTCCCAGCAGCTCCGGAGAGTCACTCGGGAGGAGCCAGAATCCAGGTCTTCCTAGCACGCTATAG CTACAACCCCTTTGAGGGTCCCAATGAGAATCCAGAGGCCGAGCTTCCTCTGACAGCGGGCGAGTATATCTACATCTATGGTAACATGGACGAGGATGGCTTTTTTGAAG GGGAGCTCATGGATGGCCGAAGGGGCCTGGTCCCTTCCAACTTTGTAGAGCGCGTGTCTGATGATGATCTTCTGTCCACCCTCCCTCGGGAGCTGGCTGATTCGTCGCACAGCTCAGGCCCCGAGCTCAGTTTCCTGAGTGGAGGCGGGGGTGGTTGCAGTAGTGGGGGCCAGAGCAGCGGGGGACGTAGCCAGCCCAGACCAGAGGAGGAGGCCGCAGGAGATGAACTCAGTCTGAGCCCCCCACCAGAGGGACTTGGCGAGCCTCTGGCTGTGCCTTACCCCCGACACATCACGGTTCTCAAGCAGTTAGCCCACAGTGTGGTGCTGGCCTGGGAGTTGCCTCCTGAGAGAGTAGATCTGCGTGGCTTCCATATCTTTGTCAATGGGGAACTccgtcaggccttggggcctggGGTGCCCCCCAAAGCTGTGCTTGAAAACATGGACCTGCGGACTGGGCCTCTCCATGTGTCTGTCCAGGCCCTAACCAGCAAGGGCAGCTCAGACCCTCTGCGCTGTTGCCTGGCTGTGGGTGCCGGGGCTGGGGTGGTACCCAGCCAGCTGCGGATCCATCGGCTGACAGCCACATCTGCTGAGATCGCCTGGGTGCCGGGGAATAGCAACTTGGCCCATGCCATCTACCTCAATGGAGAAGAGTGCCCACCTGCTCGCCCCAGCACATATTGGGCAACCTTTTGTAACCTGAGACCTGGCACACTCTATCAGGCCCGAGTGGAGGCTCAGATCCCATCTCAGGGGCCTTGGGAACCAGGCTGGGAGAGGCCAGAGCAGAGAGCTGCTACCTTGCAGTTCACCACACTTCCAGCAG GTCTGCCTGATGCCCCACTGGATGTACAGGCTGAACCAGGACCCTCTCCTGGAATCTTGATGATCAGTTGGCTCCCTGTCACCATTGATGCTGCTGGTACCTCCAATGGTGTCCGGGTTACAGGCTATGCCATCTATGCTGATGGGCAGAAG ATTATGGAGGTGGCTTCCCCCACAGCAGGCAGTGTGCTGGTGGAGGTGTCCCAGCTGCAGCTGTTGCAGGCCTGCCATGAGGTGACTGTACGCACTATGTCACCCCATGGCGAGTCCAGTGACTCCATCCCGGCCCCCGTTGCCCCAGCCCTGGCTTCTGCCTGCCAGCCAGCCAGGATGTCCTGTCTCTCACCACGACCAAGCCCAGAGGTCAGAACACCCCTTGCTTCAGTCTCCCCAGGGCTTGGGGATACCAGCTTTCCCCTCCGGCATCCTGTCCCCCATGGAACTCAAGATTTCTCTGCAAGTCTTTCCATAGAGATGTCCAAAGGACCCCAGGAGGAACCTCCAGTCCCTTGCTCTCAG GAAGAGGCTGGGGCAGCTGTGCGGAGCATCTCAGAAGAGAAGAGGGCTATCGAGCCAACTCTGGGCCAGGAAGGCCCTGAGCCTGTGGCTCCTTCCCTGGCTAAGCAGGAAGTGGAGTGCACTTCAGGAGATGCTGGCCCTGTACCTTGCTCCACCCAAGGAGAGCTGACCCAGAAGAAGCCAAGTATTGAAGCCTGCCATGGGGGAGATCTGGACTCCGGGCTGAAACTTAGATCTGAG AAAGAAGATATGTCAGAGCTTGGAGTTCACCTGGTGAATTCCCTTGTGGATCACAGCCGCAACTCAGACTTATCAGACatccaggaagaagaggaagaggaggaagaagaggaagaggaactgGGTTCCAGGCCTTGTTCCTCCCAGAAGCAGGTTGCTGGCAACAGCATCAGGGAGAATGGAGCCAAG CCCCAGCCAGACCCCTTTTGTGAGACTGACAGCGACGAGGAGATCTTGGAGCAGATACTGGAGTTGCCTCTCCAGCGGCTCTGCAGCAAGAAGCTGTTCAGCAtccctgaggaggaagaggaggaggaagaggaggaagggctgGAGAAACCAGGGCCCAGCCGCACTTCCCAAGACCCTAGCCAGCCTGAACTTGCGTTGCTAGGGCCGGGCTGTGATAGCAGTCAGCCCCAGGGACCTGGCCTGTGTCCCTTGTCTCCTGAGCTCTCTGGGGTCAGGGAGCACCTGGAGGATGTGCTGGGAGTCGTTGGTGGAAACGGCAGGAGGAGAGGAGGTGGCTCCCCGGAGAAACTCCCAAACCGCAAGCGACCTCAGGACCCCCGAGAACATTGCAGCCGGCTTCTTGGCAATGGCGGGCCCCAGGCCTCTGCACGGCCGGTCCCTCCACGGGAGAGGGGCAGCCTCCCTGTGATTGAGGGCACCAGGGTTGGACAGGAGCCCGGTGGGAGAGGGCGGCCGGGTCTTTCCCGGAGGTGTCCCCGTGGCCCTGCTCCAGAATCCAGCTTAGTCAGCTGCCTCTCTCCAAAGTGTTTGGAGATCAGTATTGAATATGATTCTGAGGATGAGCAGGAGGCGGGCAGCGGGGGTGTCAGCATCAACAGCTCCTGCTACCCCACAGATGGGGAGGCCTGGGGCACAGCGGCAGTAGGAAGGCCCAGGGGACCTCCGAAGGTCAATCCAGGCCCCAACGCCTACCTGCGCCTCCCAGCCTGGGAGAAAGGGGAGCCAGAGCGGAGAGGCCGCAGTGCGATTGGCAGAACCAAGGAGCCACCCTCCCGG GCAACAGAAACTGGGGAGTCCAGAGGGCAGGACAACTCTGGGCGGAGAGGACCCCAGAGGAGAGGGGCCCGGGTGCCTAGGTCTGGTACCACTGAGCTGG CCCCTCCAAGGAGCCCCCAAGAAGCACCACCTCATCAGGACCTGCCTGTGAGGGTCTTTGTGGCTCTGTTTGACTATGACCCTGTATCAATGTCACCGAACCCTGATGCCGGAGAAGAGGAACTGCCCTTTAAGGAGGGCCAACTCCTCAAG GTGTTTGGAGACAAGGACGCTGATGGTTTCTACCGGGGTGAGAGTGGGGGCCGTACAGGCTACATCCCCTGCAACATGGTGGCTGAGGTGGCTGTGGACAGTCCAGCAGGGAGACAACAGCTGCTCCAGCGGGGTTTCTTGCCCCCAAATGTTCTCACCGAGGCCTCAG GAAATGGTCCCTCTGTGTACTCCTCAGCACACACACCCGGGCCTCCCCCCAAGCCTCGTCGGTCCAAGAAAG TGGAGCTGGAAGGTCCTACACAGCTCTGTCCAGGTGAGAAGCCATCTTTGGGCAAGTGTCTGGGAAGAG GTCCTCCTAAGCTGATTCATTCTGCTGCCCAGAAAACCTCCCGACCTATGGTGGCTGCATTTGACTATAATCCTCGGGAGAACTCCCCCAATATGGATGTGGAG GCAGAGCTGCCCTTCAGAGCAGGGGATGTCATTACTGTGTTTGGGAACATGGACGATGATGGTTTCTACTAT ggGGAGCTGAATGGACAAAGGGGCCTGGTTCCATCCAACTTCCTGGAAGGCCCTGGGCCTGAGTCAGGCAGCCTAGAGTCTGGGACATCTCAAGCCGAGAGTCAG GACCCCAGAATCACCATACAAGGGCCTCCAGTGCCCCCAGGCTGGCACTGTGCCCTCAGCTCTGGAAGTTCCTCCAGGACCAAACTGGGGGAGTCACAGAGCATAGCTGAGAAGAAGCAGGGTCTCCTCGCCAAAGCAAAGGAACTTCTCAAAAGGCTGGGCTCCAGGAAAGACTGA
- the Tspoap1 gene encoding peripheral-type benzodiazepine receptor-associated protein 1 isoform X10 gives MREVAQRRQQLEVEHEQARLSLQEKQEEVRRLQQAQAEAKREHEGAVQLLESTLDSMQARVRELEGQCRSQTERFSLLAQELQAFRLHPGPLDLLTSALGCSALGDHPPPHCCCSIPQPCQGSGPKDLDLPPGSPGRCTPKSSEPALTTLTGIPRRTAKKAESLSNSSRSESIHNSPKSCPTPEVDTASEVEELEVDSVSLLPAAPESHSGGARIQVFLARYSYNPFEGPNENPEAELPLTAGEYIYIYGNMDEDGFFEGELMDGRRGLVPSNFVERVSDDDLLSTLPRELADSSHSSGPELSFLSGGGGGCSSGGQSSGGRSQPRPEEEAAGDELSLSPPPEGLGEPLAVPYPRHITVLKQLAHSVVLAWELPPERVDLRGFHIFVNGELRQALGPGVPPKAVLENMDLRTGPLHVSVQALTSKGSSDPLRCCLAVGAGAGVVPSQLRIHRLTATSAEIAWVPGNSNLAHAIYLNGEECPPARPSTYWATFCNLRPGTLYQARVEAQIPSQGPWEPGWERPEQRAATLQFTTLPAGLPDAPLDVQAEPGPSPGILMISWLPVTIDAAGTSNGVRVTGYAIYADGQKIMEVASPTAGSVLVEVSQLQLLQACHEVTVRTMSPHGESSDSIPAPVAPALASACQPARMSCLSPRPSPEVRTPLASVSPGLGDTSFPLRHPVPHGTQDFSASLSIEMSKGPQEEPPVPCSQEEAGAAVRSISEEKRAIEPTLGQEGPEPVAPSLAKQEVECTSGDAGPVPCSTQGELTQKKPSIEACHGGDLDSGLKLRSEKEDMSELGVHLVNSLVDHSRNSDLSDIQEEEEEEEEEEEELGSRPCSSQKQVAGNSIRENGAKPQPDPFCETDSDEEILEQILELPLQRLCSKKLFSIPEEEEEEEEEEGLEKPGPSRTSQDPSQPELALLGPGCDSSQPQGPGLCPLSPELSGVREHLEDVLGVVGGNGRRRGGGSPEKLPNRKRPQDPREHCSRLLGNGGPQASARPVPPRERGSLPVIEGTRVGQEPGGRGRPGLSRRCPRGPAPESSLVSCLSPKCLEISIEYDSEDEQEAGSGGVSINSSCYPTDGEAWGTAAVGRPRGPPKVNPGPNAYLRLPAWEKGEPERRGRSAIGRTKEPPSRATETGESRGQDNSGRRGPQRRGARVPRSGTTELAPPRSPQEAPPHQDLPVRVFVALFDYDPVSMSPNPDAGEEELPFKEGQLLKVFGDKDADGFYRGESGGRTGYIPCNMVAEVAVDSPAGRQQLLQRGFLPPNVLTEASGNGPSVYSSAHTPGPPPKPRRSKKVELEGPTQLCPGEKPSLGKCLGRGPPKLIHSAAQKTSRPMVAAFDYNPRENSPNMDVEAELPFRAGDVITVFGNMDDDGFYYGELNGQRGLVPSNFLEGPGPESGSLESGTSQAESQDPRITIQGPPVPPGWHCALSSGSSSRTKLGESQSIAEKKQGLLAKAKELLKRLGSRKD, from the exons ATGCGGGAGGTGGCCCAGCGCCGGCAGCAGCTGGAGGTGGAGCATGAGCAGGCTAGGCTCAGCctgcaggagaagcaggaggaggtccGGAGGCTGCAGCAG GCCCAGGCAGAAGCCAAGAGGGAACATGAGGGAGCCGTTCAGCTGCTGGAG TCTACCTTGGATTCCATGCAG GCCCGGGTTCGAGAGCTTGAGGGCCAGTGCCGAAGCCAGACTGAGCGTTTCAGCCTTCTGGCTCAGGAGCTCCAGGCCTTCCGTCTGCACCCAGGCCCTCTGGATCTGCTTACTTCAGCCTTGGGCTGTAGTGCCCTTGGGGACCACCCGCccccccactgctgctgctctatCCCTCAGCCCTGCCAGGGGTCCGGCCCCAAAG ATCTTGACCTCCCACCGGGCTCCCCAGGACGCTGCACCCCCAAATCTTCTGAACCTGCTCTCACCACCCTTACTGGAATCCCTCGAAGGACAGCTAAGAAGGCCGAGTCTCTTTCTAATTCTTCTCGCTCAGAGTCCATCCACAACAGCCCCAAGTCATGTCCCACACCAGAG GTGGACACAGCCAGtgaggtggaggaactggaggtAGACAGTGTTTCCCTGCTCCCAGCAGCTCCGGAGAGTCACTCGGGAGGAGCCAGAATCCAGGTCTTCCTAGCACGCTATAG CTACAACCCCTTTGAGGGTCCCAATGAGAATCCAGAGGCCGAGCTTCCTCTGACAGCGGGCGAGTATATCTACATCTATGGTAACATGGACGAGGATGGCTTTTTTGAAG GGGAGCTCATGGATGGCCGAAGGGGCCTGGTCCCTTCCAACTTTGTAGAGCGCGTGTCTGATGATGATCTTCTGTCCACCCTCCCTCGGGAGCTGGCTGATTCGTCGCACAGCTCAGGCCCCGAGCTCAGTTTCCTGAGTGGAGGCGGGGGTGGTTGCAGTAGTGGGGGCCAGAGCAGCGGGGGACGTAGCCAGCCCAGACCAGAGGAGGAGGCCGCAGGAGATGAACTCAGTCTGAGCCCCCCACCAGAGGGACTTGGCGAGCCTCTGGCTGTGCCTTACCCCCGACACATCACGGTTCTCAAGCAGTTAGCCCACAGTGTGGTGCTGGCCTGGGAGTTGCCTCCTGAGAGAGTAGATCTGCGTGGCTTCCATATCTTTGTCAATGGGGAACTccgtcaggccttggggcctggGGTGCCCCCCAAAGCTGTGCTTGAAAACATGGACCTGCGGACTGGGCCTCTCCATGTGTCTGTCCAGGCCCTAACCAGCAAGGGCAGCTCAGACCCTCTGCGCTGTTGCCTGGCTGTGGGTGCCGGGGCTGGGGTGGTACCCAGCCAGCTGCGGATCCATCGGCTGACAGCCACATCTGCTGAGATCGCCTGGGTGCCGGGGAATAGCAACTTGGCCCATGCCATCTACCTCAATGGAGAAGAGTGCCCACCTGCTCGCCCCAGCACATATTGGGCAACCTTTTGTAACCTGAGACCTGGCACACTCTATCAGGCCCGAGTGGAGGCTCAGATCCCATCTCAGGGGCCTTGGGAACCAGGCTGGGAGAGGCCAGAGCAGAGAGCTGCTACCTTGCAGTTCACCACACTTCCAGCAG GTCTGCCTGATGCCCCACTGGATGTACAGGCTGAACCAGGACCCTCTCCTGGAATCTTGATGATCAGTTGGCTCCCTGTCACCATTGATGCTGCTGGTACCTCCAATGGTGTCCGGGTTACAGGCTATGCCATCTATGCTGATGGGCAGAAG ATTATGGAGGTGGCTTCCCCCACAGCAGGCAGTGTGCTGGTGGAGGTGTCCCAGCTGCAGCTGTTGCAGGCCTGCCATGAGGTGACTGTACGCACTATGTCACCCCATGGCGAGTCCAGTGACTCCATCCCGGCCCCCGTTGCCCCAGCCCTGGCTTCTGCCTGCCAGCCAGCCAGGATGTCCTGTCTCTCACCACGACCAAGCCCAGAGGTCAGAACACCCCTTGCTTCAGTCTCCCCAGGGCTTGGGGATACCAGCTTTCCCCTCCGGCATCCTGTCCCCCATGGAACTCAAGATTTCTCTGCAAGTCTTTCCATAGAGATGTCCAAAGGACCCCAGGAGGAACCTCCAGTCCCTTGCTCTCAG GAAGAGGCTGGGGCAGCTGTGCGGAGCATCTCAGAAGAGAAGAGGGCTATCGAGCCAACTCTGGGCCAGGAAGGCCCTGAGCCTGTGGCTCCTTCCCTGGCTAAGCAGGAAGTGGAGTGCACTTCAGGAGATGCTGGCCCTGTACCTTGCTCCACCCAAGGAGAGCTGACCCAGAAGAAGCCAAGTATTGAAGCCTGCCATGGGGGAGATCTGGACTCCGGGCTGAAACTTAGATCTGAG AAAGAAGATATGTCAGAGCTTGGAGTTCACCTGGTGAATTCCCTTGTGGATCACAGCCGCAACTCAGACTTATCAGACatccaggaagaagaggaagaggaggaagaagaggaagaggaactgGGTTCCAGGCCTTGTTCCTCCCAGAAGCAGGTTGCTGGCAACAGCATCAGGGAGAATGGAGCCAAG CCCCAGCCAGACCCCTTTTGTGAGACTGACAGCGACGAGGAGATCTTGGAGCAGATACTGGAGTTGCCTCTCCAGCGGCTCTGCAGCAAGAAGCTGTTCAGCAtccctgaggaggaagaggaggaggaagaggaggaagggctgGAGAAACCAGGGCCCAGCCGCACTTCCCAAGACCCTAGCCAGCCTGAACTTGCGTTGCTAGGGCCGGGCTGTGATAGCAGTCAGCCCCAGGGACCTGGCCTGTGTCCCTTGTCTCCTGAGCTCTCTGGGGTCAGGGAGCACCTGGAGGATGTGCTGGGAGTCGTTGGTGGAAACGGCAGGAGGAGAGGAGGTGGCTCCCCGGAGAAACTCCCAAACCGCAAGCGACCTCAGGACCCCCGAGAACATTGCAGCCGGCTTCTTGGCAATGGCGGGCCCCAGGCCTCTGCACGGCCGGTCCCTCCACGGGAGAGGGGCAGCCTCCCTGTGATTGAGGGCACCAGGGTTGGACAGGAGCCCGGTGGGAGAGGGCGGCCGGGTCTTTCCCGGAGGTGTCCCCGTGGCCCTGCTCCAGAATCCAGCTTAGTCAGCTGCCTCTCTCCAAAGTGTTTGGAGATCAGTATTGAATATGATTCTGAGGATGAGCAGGAGGCGGGCAGCGGGGGTGTCAGCATCAACAGCTCCTGCTACCCCACAGATGGGGAGGCCTGGGGCACAGCGGCAGTAGGAAGGCCCAGGGGACCTCCGAAGGTCAATCCAGGCCCCAACGCCTACCTGCGCCTCCCAGCCTGGGAGAAAGGGGAGCCAGAGCGGAGAGGCCGCAGTGCGATTGGCAGAACCAAGGAGCCACCCTCCCGG GCAACAGAAACTGGGGAGTCCAGAGGGCAGGACAACTCTGGGCGGAGAGGACCCCAGAGGAGAGGGGCCCGGGTGCCTAGGTCTGGTACCACTGAGCTGG CCCCTCCAAGGAGCCCCCAAGAAGCACCACCTCATCAGGACCTGCCTGTGAGGGTCTTTGTGGCTCTGTTTGACTATGACCCTGTATCAATGTCACCGAACCCTGATGCCGGAGAAGAGGAACTGCCCTTTAAGGAGGGCCAACTCCTCAAG GTGTTTGGAGACAAGGACGCTGATGGTTTCTACCGGGGTGAGAGTGGGGGCCGTACAGGCTACATCCCCTGCAACATGGTGGCTGAGGTGGCTGTGGACAGTCCAGCAGGGAGACAACAGCTGCTCCAGCGGGGTTTCTTGCCCCCAAATGTTCTCACCGAGGCCTCAG GAAATGGTCCCTCTGTGTACTCCTCAGCACACACACCCGGGCCTCCCCCCAAGCCTCGTCGGTCCAAGAAAG TGGAGCTGGAAGGTCCTACACAGCTCTGTCCAGGTGAGAAGCCATCTTTGGGCAAGTGTCTGGGAAGAG GTCCTCCTAAGCTGATTCATTCTGCTGCCCAGAAAACCTCCCGACCTATGGTGGCTGCATTTGACTATAATCCTCGGGAGAACTCCCCCAATATGGATGTGGAG GCAGAGCTGCCCTTCAGAGCAGGGGATGTCATTACTGTGTTTGGGAACATGGACGATGATGGTTTCTACTAT ggGGAGCTGAATGGACAAAGGGGCCTGGTTCCATCCAACTTCCTGGAAGGCCCTGGGCCTGAGTCAGGCAGCCTAGAGTCTGGGACATCTCAAGCCGAGAGTCAG GACCCCAGAATCACCATACAAGGGCCTCCAGTGCCCCCAGGCTGGCACTGTGCCCTCAGCTCTGGAAGTTCCTCCAGGACCAAACTGGGGGAGTCACAGAGCATAGCTGAGAAGAAGCAGGGTCTCCTCGCCAAAGCAAAGGAACTTCTCAAAAGGCTGGGCTCCAGGAAAGACTGA